A window from gamma proteobacterium SS-5 encodes these proteins:
- a CDS encoding tetrathionate reductase family octaheme c-type cytochrome yields the protein MNLKPLFVLWPLLLLSFGLAAAEDEKIEYGVSEYANTFQDKTLKQHHNRPSTADHGEFDELKGPFASGPEVTKACLGCHNKAGSQFAKNKHWTWEYKHPVTGQLLGKKHLINGFCTNARGNEGMCAQCHAGYGWKDEGFDFTKLENIDCLICHESTGTYYKTPNSEGNAACSVMFEGKPAIEWERVAQSVSLPSRNNCGKCHFFGGGGDNVKHGDLSSALFNPPKALDVHMAADGNNFDCTTCHVGEGHQWEGSRYQMTVFDAKGTGKPGMPRDTASCASCHGHEPHPKVNVSGLLLNSHTEKLACETCHIPEFARGGVATVTHWDWRTQGKLKNGEGYKLKEYTQGNGEHRATYKSIKGDFKYGENIQPHYAWFDGTFKFTTLDTVFDPSKTPVELNSFSGQPGDKNSRIYPFKRMLTVQPYDKGNNTLVYMHLWGNDENALWGNYDLQKAISAGMARFNKPYSGEFDFIETYSYWPINHMVAPKEDALACDQCHSSEGRLKGIEGIYMPGVGGSDLVDRIGLLAALAALLGVLAHALLRFISGRRRAH from the coding sequence ATGAACCTCAAACCCCTTTTCGTCTTATGGCCACTCCTCCTGTTGTCCTTCGGCCTGGCGGCCGCTGAGGATGAGAAGATCGAATACGGCGTGTCGGAATACGCCAACACCTTCCAGGACAAGACCCTCAAGCAGCACCACAATCGCCCCTCCACCGCCGATCATGGCGAATTTGATGAGCTCAAAGGCCCCTTTGCCAGCGGCCCTGAGGTGACCAAGGCCTGCCTCGGCTGTCACAACAAGGCGGGCAGCCAGTTTGCCAAGAACAAGCACTGGACCTGGGAGTACAAGCACCCGGTCACCGGCCAGCTGCTGGGCAAGAAGCACCTGATCAACGGCTTTTGCACCAACGCCCGAGGCAACGAGGGCATGTGCGCCCAGTGCCACGCCGGCTACGGCTGGAAGGATGAGGGCTTCGACTTCACCAAGCTGGAGAACATCGACTGCCTGATCTGCCACGAGTCCACCGGCACCTATTACAAGACCCCCAACAGCGAGGGCAACGCCGCCTGCTCGGTGATGTTCGAGGGCAAGCCGGCGATCGAATGGGAGCGGGTAGCCCAGAGCGTGAGCCTGCCCTCGCGCAACAACTGCGGCAAGTGTCACTTCTTCGGCGGTGGTGGCGACAACGTCAAGCACGGCGATCTGTCCTCGGCCCTGTTCAATCCGCCCAAGGCGCTGGATGTGCACATGGCCGCCGATGGCAATAACTTCGACTGCACCACCTGCCACGTCGGCGAGGGTCACCAGTGGGAGGGCAGCCGGTACCAAATGACGGTGTTCGATGCAAAGGGCACCGGCAAACCGGGCATGCCCCGGGATACCGCCAGCTGCGCCAGCTGTCATGGCCATGAGCCGCACCCCAAGGTGAATGTCAGCGGCCTGCTGCTCAACAGCCACACGGAAAAACTGGCCTGCGAGACCTGCCATATCCCCGAGTTCGCCCGTGGCGGCGTGGCCACGGTCACCCATTGGGACTGGCGCACCCAGGGCAAGCTGAAGAACGGCGAGGGCTACAAGCTCAAGGAATACACCCAGGGCAACGGCGAGCACCGCGCCACCTACAAGTCCATCAAGGGTGACTTCAAGTACGGCGAAAATATCCAGCCGCACTACGCCTGGTTCGATGGCACCTTCAAATTCACCACACTGGATACGGTGTTCGATCCGAGCAAGACCCCGGTGGAGCTGAACTCCTTCAGCGGCCAGCCCGGCGATAAGAACTCGCGCATCTACCCGTTCAAGCGCATGCTCACGGTGCAGCCCTACGACAAGGGCAACAACACCCTGGTGTACATGCACCTCTGGGGCAACGACGAAAACGCACTCTGGGGCAATTACGACCTGCAGAAGGCCATCAGCGCCGGCATGGCCCGCTTCAACAAGCCCTATAGCGGTGAGTTTGACTTCATCGAGACCTACTCCTACTGGCCGATCAACCACATGGTCGCCCCCAAGGAGGATGCCCTGGCCTGCGACCAGTGCCACAGCAGCGAAGGCCGCCTGAAGGGCATCGAGGGTATCTATATGCCCGGCGTTGGCGGCAGTGATCTGGTGGATCGCATCGGCCTGCTGGCGGCGCTGGCCGCCCTGCTCGGGGTGCTGGCCCATGCCCTGTTACGCTTCATCTCTGGCCGCCGGAGGGCCCACTAA
- a CDS encoding cytochrome b/b6 domain-containing protein, giving the protein MALHRIQVFRIFERIWHWSQALLIFTLLFTGFAIRDLHRLIDFQTAVNLHTLAALLLLAIWIFATFWLFTTGQWRHYLPTSKNFAQVARFYVYGIFKGEHHPYVKTYRRKHNPLQALTYLAVKTLIFPAIWISGLLYLAVSFGLFDSLQASGVGLLADIHTIAAFAVLIFVILHVYLLTTGHSFAEHVRPMITGYDEVELTEEEYAYLKQDEPQKIQD; this is encoded by the coding sequence ATGGCACTGCACCGCATTCAGGTATTTCGCATCTTTGAGCGCATCTGGCACTGGAGCCAGGCGCTGCTGATCTTCACCCTGCTGTTCACCGGCTTTGCCATTCGTGATCTGCATCGGCTGATCGACTTCCAGACCGCCGTCAACCTGCACACATTGGCGGCCCTGCTGCTGCTGGCCATCTGGATCTTCGCCACCTTCTGGCTGTTTACCACTGGCCAGTGGCGCCACTATCTGCCCACCAGCAAAAACTTCGCCCAGGTAGCGCGTTTCTACGTCTATGGCATCTTCAAGGGCGAGCACCACCCCTATGTCAAGACCTACAGGCGCAAGCACAACCCCCTGCAGGCCCTGACCTATCTGGCGGTGAAGACGCTGATCTTTCCGGCCATCTGGATCTCCGGCCTGCTCTATCTGGCGGTCAGCTTCGGCCTGTTTGACAGCCTGCAGGCCTCGGGCGTCGGCCTGCTCGCTGACATCCACACCATCGCCGCCTTTGCCGTGCTGATCTTCGTCATCCTGCACGTCTATCTGCTCACCACCGGCCACTCCTTTGCTGAGCACGTCCGCCCCATGATCACCGGCTACGACGAGGTGGAGCTCACCGAAGAGGAATACGCCTACCTCAAGCAGGACGAGCCGCAGAAGATTCAGGATTGA
- the cobA gene encoding uroporphyrinogen-III C-methyltransferase, protein MKQPGKVYLVGAGPGDPELLTLRAFKLLQQAEAVVYDRLVAAEIMDLIPQGVTRIAVGKEPGNHCIPQSEINQLLVRLALAGRSLVRLKGGDPFIFGRGSEEALELRRHAIPFEIVPGITAATAASAYAGIPLTHRGLSRSVRLVTGHLLEDQPLQLDWAGMADAETTLVIYMGLSNLAQIIDQLISAGRAADTPAAAVQEGSTPRQRQVMAPLGQLARRVTEAGLEAPVAIIVGACVNLAEELAWFQPPTLEQDHAQRLAGS, encoded by the coding sequence ATGAAACAACCGGGCAAGGTCTATCTGGTGGGCGCAGGCCCTGGCGACCCCGAGCTATTGACCCTGAGGGCGTTCAAACTGCTACAACAGGCCGAGGCCGTGGTCTATGACCGCCTGGTGGCAGCCGAGATCATGGACCTGATCCCCCAGGGTGTAACCCGCATCGCCGTGGGCAAGGAGCCGGGCAATCACTGCATCCCCCAGAGCGAGATCAACCAACTGCTGGTGCGCCTGGCCCTGGCCGGGCGCAGCCTGGTTCGCCTCAAGGGCGGCGACCCCTTTATCTTCGGCCGAGGCAGCGAGGAGGCCCTGGAGCTGCGCCGCCACGCCATCCCGTTTGAGATCGTTCCCGGCATCACCGCAGCGACCGCCGCCAGCGCCTATGCGGGAATTCCCCTCACCCATCGCGGTCTAAGCCGCAGTGTGCGCCTGGTTACCGGCCACCTGCTCGAGGACCAGCCCCTGCAACTGGACTGGGCCGGCATGGCCGACGCCGAGACCACCCTGGTGATCTACATGGGCCTGAGCAACCTGGCGCAGATCATCGACCAGCTGATCAGCGCCGGGCGCGCCGCCGACACCCCTGCCGCAGCGGTGCAGGAGGGCAGCACACCGCGCCAGCGTCAGGTCATGGCCCCGCTGGGCCAGCTGGCGCGGCGGGTGACAGAGGCCGGGCTGGAGGCCCCGGTGGCCATCATCGTCGGCGCCTGCGTCAATCTGGCCGAGGAACTTGCCTGGTTCCAGCCCCCAACCCTGGAGCAAGACCATGCCCAACGCCTTGCTGGCAGCTAG
- a CDS encoding cytochrome c: MPNALLAASLLLISGLPLVGLAAAEPGTGPSPARQLELRALLVQDCGSCHGLSLRGGLGPQLLPEALANKPEEYLVATILHGRPGTPMPPWQHFLSEDEARWIAQLLKRGLQ, from the coding sequence ATGCCCAACGCCTTGCTGGCAGCTAGCCTGCTGCTCATCTCTGGCCTGCCACTGGTCGGCCTGGCCGCCGCCGAACCGGGCACCGGCCCCAGCCCGGCACGCCAGCTGGAGCTGCGCGCCCTGCTGGTGCAGGACTGCGGCTCCTGCCACGGTCTGAGCCTGCGCGGCGGCCTGGGCCCGCAGCTTTTGCCCGAGGCCCTGGCCAACAAGCCCGAGGAATACCTGGTGGCGACCATACTCCACGGTCGCCCCGGCACCCCCATGCCCCCCTGGCAGCACTTCCTCAGCGAGGACGAGGCGCGCTGGATCGCCCAACTGCTGAAACGAGGTTTGCAATGA
- a CDS encoding protein nirF — MSWFGLVLDGSPRINANVSSGTRDSGLRTRLRFRWIALSGLLLGLAAPISADPLATKLRGTGDLGLIVERAAGSLQRVETSTNSILSRIEGLGDLSHASLVYSRDARFAYVFGRDGGLSKVDLLESTLVKRVVQSGNSIGGAISQDGKLIAVGNYEPGGVRVFDAETLELVADLPATPVNGKPSKVVGLVDAPGNRFVFSLWDANEIWVADMSDPKAPQLTKFTDIGRQPYDALITPDGRYYIAGLFGEDGLALLDLWQLDKGVRRILPGYGKGEQPLPVYKMPHLEGWAMADDKVFLPAIGRHEVLVVDMRSWEEVGRIPVHAQPVFVMARPDGRQVWVNFAFPNNEKVQVIDSLSLQLIHTMEPGKGVLHMEFEPRGEEVWLSVRDLDKVQIYATEDFRLLKELPVDKPSGIFFTDRAHKIGL; from the coding sequence ATGAGCTGGTTTGGATTGGTTTTAGATGGCAGTCCGCGAATAAACGCGAATGTTTCAAGCGGGACTCGGGACTCGGGACTCAGGACTCGTCTGCGGTTCCGATGGATTGCCCTGTCTGGCCTGCTGCTGGGCCTGGCCGCTCCCATTTCTGCCGACCCCCTCGCAACAAAATTGCGCGGCACCGGCGATCTGGGGCTGATTGTCGAGCGCGCCGCCGGCAGCCTGCAGCGGGTGGAGACCAGCACCAACAGCATCCTGTCACGCATCGAGGGCCTGGGCGATCTGTCCCATGCCTCCCTGGTCTATTCCCGCGATGCCCGCTTTGCCTATGTGTTTGGCCGCGATGGCGGCCTGAGCAAGGTCGATCTGCTCGAATCCACTCTGGTCAAGCGGGTGGTGCAATCGGGCAACAGCATCGGCGGCGCCATCTCCCAGGACGGCAAGCTCATCGCCGTGGGCAACTACGAGCCCGGCGGTGTGCGCGTGTTCGACGCCGAGACCCTGGAGTTGGTGGCCGATCTGCCCGCCACCCCGGTCAACGGCAAGCCCTCCAAGGTGGTGGGTCTGGTGGATGCCCCCGGCAACCGCTTCGTGTTCAGCCTGTGGGACGCCAACGAGATCTGGGTGGCGGACATGAGCGACCCCAAAGCGCCGCAGCTGACCAAGTTCACCGATATCGGCCGCCAGCCCTACGATGCCCTGATCACCCCCGATGGCCGCTACTACATCGCCGGCCTGTTCGGCGAGGACGGCCTGGCCCTGCTCGATCTCTGGCAGCTGGACAAGGGCGTGCGCCGCATCCTGCCCGGCTACGGCAAGGGCGAGCAGCCCCTGCCGGTGTACAAGATGCCCCATCTGGAAGGCTGGGCCATGGCCGATGACAAGGTCTTCCTGCCCGCCATCGGCCGCCACGAGGTGCTGGTGGTGGACATGCGCAGCTGGGAAGAGGTCGGCCGCATCCCGGTGCACGCCCAGCCGGTGTTCGTCATGGCCCGCCCCGACGGCCGTCAGGTCTGGGTCAACTTCGCCTTCCCCAACAACGAGAAGGTGCAGGTAATCGACAGCCTCAGCCTCCAGCTGATCCATACGATGGAGCCGGGCAAGGGCGTGCTGCACATGGAGTTCGAGCCCAGGGGCGAGGAGGTCTGGCTATCGGTACGCGACCTGGACAAGGTGCAAATCTACGCCACCGAGGATTTTCGCCTGCTCAAGGAACTGCCGGTGGACAAGCCCTCAGGCATCTTCTTCACCGACCGCGCGCACAAGATTGGCTTGTGA
- a CDS encoding AsnC family transcriptional regulator — MASTQHHSQLSPLDQRLLNEFQAGLPLCERPYAAMAEHLGSSEEEIIARLQHLQDSGLISRVGPVFRPNRVGASTLAAMAVPEERLQQVADLVSGYDEVNHNYRREHEYNLWFVATALDRQHLAAVLAEIEQRSGIAVLDLPMIEDYFINLGFPLQWS; from the coding sequence ATGGCATCAACCCAGCATCATTCCCAGCTCAGCCCCCTCGACCAGCGCCTGCTGAATGAATTCCAGGCCGGTCTGCCCCTGTGCGAGCGGCCCTATGCCGCCATGGCCGAGCATCTCGGCAGCAGCGAGGAGGAGATCATCGCCCGCCTGCAACATCTGCAGGACAGCGGCCTGATCAGCCGAGTCGGGCCGGTGTTTCGCCCCAATCGGGTCGGTGCCAGTACCCTGGCCGCCATGGCGGTGCCGGAGGAGCGCCTGCAACAGGTGGCCGACTTGGTCAGCGGCTATGACGAGGTCAACCACAACTACCGCCGTGAGCATGAGTACAACCTCTGGTTTGTCGCCACCGCCCTGGACCGCCAACACCTGGCCGCCGTGCTGGCCGAGATTGAGCAGCGCAGCGGCATCGCCGTGCTCGATCTGCCGATGATCGAAGATTATTTCATCAACCTGGGATTCCCGCTGCAATGGTCATGA
- a CDS encoding AsnC family transcriptional regulator codes for MNRPTQGPFESPDPLDLALVQAIQDGLPLCPRPYAEIADHLQITEAEVIQRVQRLMERGDIRRLGVVVRHRELGYRANAMVVWDVPDDKVSELGRRLGALPCVNLCYRRPRRLPQWRYNLFCMIHGRSREEVLENLQRLIDEQQLGHIVHSVLFSTRRYKQRGAHYGKDSLPQARHCPATPQVRLLG; via the coding sequence ATGAACCGCCCCACCCAAGGCCCCTTCGAGAGCCCGGACCCCCTCGACCTGGCCCTGGTGCAGGCCATCCAGGACGGCCTGCCCCTGTGCCCGCGGCCCTATGCCGAGATCGCCGACCATCTGCAGATCACAGAGGCCGAGGTCATCCAGCGCGTCCAGCGCCTGATGGAGCGCGGCGACATCCGCCGCCTCGGCGTGGTGGTGCGCCACCGCGAGCTGGGCTACCGCGCCAACGCCATGGTGGTTTGGGACGTGCCAGACGACAAGGTCAGCGAACTGGGCCGCCGCCTGGGTGCCCTGCCCTGCGTCAACCTCTGCTACCGCCGCCCGCGCCGTCTGCCGCAGTGGCGCTACAACCTGTTCTGCATGATCCACGGCCGCAGCCGTGAGGAGGTGCTGGAGAACCTGCAACGCCTGATCGACGAGCAGCAACTGGGACACATAGTGCATTCCGTCCTGTTCAGCACCCGCCGCTACAAACAACGGGGTGCCCACTACGGCAAGGACAGTCTGCCTCAGGCCCGCCACTGTCCGGCAACCCCTCAGGTGCGCCTGCTTGGCTAA